The following proteins are co-located in the Psilocybe cubensis strain MGC-MH-2018 chromosome 5, whole genome shotgun sequence genome:
- a CDS encoding 6-phosphofructo-2-kinase/fructose-2,6-bisphosphatase 1, with protein MQDSGMLVQPFSPGIPPAAFGAGGPMLKQFDESTVVSRKGSQAPTPPLSVKGIGNKVAKPDYSESKIVLAMVGLPARGKSYLSNKLMIYLKVFNVGQLRRTRAKQKAQQLGIQEDHTASWFSHDNTEANQSREQLAQDSLEMLIQWLKDGGNVGIHAGLLRFAPLACRGRDRRRERGGLAGAPLFCYDSSPLYLPRTSDATNSTRARRASIEERVAKEKGIHLIFLESLCDDPAVIAANVALKVTSGDPDYKDMSPEVAKRDFLRRITEYEKVYETITEPHLSYLQIVNVGSQVTVSRIHGYLQSRIAFYLMNLHLKPRSIYLSRHGESQFNVEGKIGGDSLLSPRGMSYAEALPALIKDNIGDAPLTVWTSTLRRTIQTASQLNFPKLTWKSLDELDAGVCDGMTYEEIEQAYPDDFANRDEDKFNYRYRGGESYRDVVVRLEPVIMELERQENVLVIGHQVDLPYIKIPLHTVIKLTPKAYGCDEERYALPIQAVDTHRPKPKGPAPVVHPTTARQYFTETEEKA; from the exons ATGCAGGATTCGGGTATGTTGGTCCAGCCGTTCTCCCCTGGCATTCCGCCTGCTGCCTTTGGCGCTGGGGGTCCCAT GTTGAAGCAGTTCGATGAGTCGACGGTTGTGAGTAGGAAGGGATCGCAGGCGCCGACGCCTCCGTTATCGGTCAAGGGGATAGGGAATAAAG TTGCGAAACCTGATTATTCAGAGTCCAAGATCGTTCTTGCTATG GTCGGCCTTCCTGCTAGGGGCAAGTCGTACTTGAGCAACAAGCTCATGATCTATCTCAAA GTTTTCAATGTCGGTCAGCTGCGCCGTACAAGAGCGAAGCAGAAGGCGCAGCA GCTCGGAATCCAGGAGGATCACACGGCATCCTGGTTTAGCCATGACAATACCGAAGCGAATCAGTCGCGGGAGCAGCTCGCACAGGACAGCCTCGAAATGCTGATCCAGTGGCTGAAAGACGGGGGGAACGTGGGGATCCATG CTGGGCTGCTTCGCTTCGCGCCGTTGGCCTGTCGAGGAAGAGACAGGCGGCGGGAGCGAGGCGGATTAGCCGGAGCTCCCCTTTTCTGTTATGATTCATCGCCCCTTTACCTTCCCCGCACTTCTG ATGCGACGAACAGCACGCGAGCGAGAAG GGCGAGCATCGAAGAGCGAGTGGCGAAGGAGAAGGGGATCCATCTTATTTTTCTCGAGTCGTTGTGTGATGACCCAGCGGTCATCGCAGCGAATGTGGCTCTTAAAGTGACGTCTGGCGATCCCGACTATAAGGATATGTCGCCCGAAGTGGCGAAGCGCGATTTCCTGAGACGGATAACAGAGTACGAGAAAGTGTATGAGACGATCACGGAGCCGCACCTGTCGTATCTGCAGATTGTGAACGTGGGCAGCCAAGTGACGGTGTCGCGGATCCATGGGTATTTGCAGAGTCGAATTGCGTTTTATTTGATGAATCTGCATTTGAAGCCGAGGAGTATCTATTTGTCTAGG CATGGAGAAAGCCAGTTTAATGTGGAAGGCAAGATCGGAGGTGACTCGTTGCTCTCGCCGAGAGGTATGAGCTATGCGGAAGCACTGCCTGCTTTGATCAAGGACAACATTGGAGACGCACCCTTGACT GTCTGGACTTCGACATTGCGGAGAACGATCCAGACTGCGAGCCAGCTGAATTTTCCAAAGTTGACGTGGAAGTCGCTGGATGAATTAGATGCTG GTGTTTGTGATGGCATGACATATGAG GAAATCGAG CAAGCGTACCCAGACGACTTTGCGAACAGAGATGAAGACAAGTTCAACTATCGTTATCGCGGGGGCGAGTCGTATCGCGACGTGGTGGTGAGGCTTGAGCCTGTTATCATGGAGCTTGAGAGGCAGGAGAATGTTCTTGTGATAGGACACCAG GTGGATCTGCCGTATATTAAGATTCCACTGCACACGGTGATCAAGCTGACGCCCAAGGCGTATGGGTGTGACGAGGAACG GTATGCGCTGCCGATTCAGGCGGTGGACACGCACCGTCCGAAGCCGAAGGGACCAGCACCTGTAGTGCATCCCACGACAGCACGACAGTACTTTACGGAGACGGAGGAAAAGGCGTAG
- a CDS encoding NAD-dependent protein deacetylase hst4 yields the protein MTLHLPLNAASPLPPSPSFLVPAKDHAAYLARAFHAIMKARRIVVICGAGISVQAGIPDFRSADGLFQSIKRDNPKEAMSSGKELFDVSVFNSEQKTSLFCQMIAQLSDLSQAAEPTSFHQVLRELDDRGRLLRVYTQNIDAIEQKSGLSFGVPEYEGKRGKAARAKAKLKAAAAAAAALAATEESATTPANPDQQQTESSSDPVPSTSRLPSPPAETPRCIPLHGTLQSMHCQICNHSSPLLDYLPSLASGVPPPCPECTSLEATRQLVGKRPRGIGRLRPSVVLYNEMHKDGEGVGDIVQKDLMGASKGKGRSGADLLLVVGTSLRVPGTKRMVREFAKAVRSRGAGSSSTTTKDEQQQHVPTTPAHGGRTTVNSNRTSSGLATPAPSPRRSPTADDESASGSSSSNAAPMKAIYLNLDFPVPTREWEGVFDAWIQGDAQDFAEMLKVEIEKEAKAKEVLVEKKMKKKREEEIEVQAEEKEKEKGEVAEAMLDLASKGKDNYALREEEEEEEEEEEEDGPAEDELPDYGRMMLQREKEKKAKAKVKEILKKQQQQPYGSTSVKRKLGQVSKNPSSSSSSSLSSLSSLSSSAESLPSLSSSSITPPTPTSLGKRRKASLPLSPPSTPVVRRKVRGEPPLSTRTSKGKGKERSRNEDGNSDEDIKMDDRTTQQTTHTHSNSKLFVRIPPRVPTANVQSENMNMHVKTNLTNSVPQPRYVYTPPQPPLQPYYRASYVPPLYVRPYEFLRGDRMHVGAEEDMDVDVDVVGDERTQYDYEQPHTPARFSPLSRYAGGMSSHPHMPVQSHSHPPSRSRSGSMRDYDHARDKDILNMSPPTSPSRYRHSISSSSYSRSPSLSSMPSSPTSIRVPPRPRAVPPSPPSIHHSYDQYHSSPSHYASQTSGAGMETAVSLPTPPRLNDHHRLGGRIDHSHTLLSLRMARTQLAAQDAA from the exons ATGACCCTCCATCTCCCCCTCAACGCAGCCTCGCCCCTGCCCCCGTCCCCCTCCTTTCTTGTCCCCGCCAAAGACCATGCGGCATATCTAGCCAGGGCCTTCCATGCTATCATGAAAGCGAGGcgcatcgtcgtcatctgtG GTGCTGGCATCTCGGTCCAGGCGGGCATCCCAGACTTTCGTTCCGCGGATGGCCTCTTTCAGTCCATTAAGCGCGATAACCCAAAGGAGGCCATGTCCTCTGGGAAAGAGCTTTTCGACGTGTCGGTTTTCAAT TCTGAGCAGAAAACTTCGTTGTTCTGCCAGATGATCGCCCAGTTGTCTGATCTGTCTCAGGCGGCGGAGCCTACATCATTTCATCAAGTTCTTCGTGAGCTAGACGACCGCGGAAGACTACTACGTGTGTATACACAGAACATAGATGCCATCGAGCAAAAATCGGGTCTTTCGTTCGGCGTGCCCGAGTATGAAGGCAAGCGCGGCAAGGCCGCCAGAGCAAAGGCCAAACTAAAAGCtgccgccgctgctgccgccgcccTCGCTGCTACTGAGGAATCCGCGACTACTCCTGCGAACCCAGATCAACAACAGACTGAGAGCAGCAGCGATCCAGTACCATCGACGAGCCGCCTTCCGTCCCCACCGGCAGAGACCCCCCGCTGTATCCCACTGCACGGCACCCTCCAATCAATGCACTGCCAGATCTGCAACCACTCCTCACCACTCCTTGACTATCTGCCCTCACTAGCCTCAGGTGTTCCGCCGCCGTGCCCCGAGTGCACCTCCCTCGAAGCGACGCGCCAGCTTGTCGGCAAGCGCCCGCGGGGCATCGGCCGTCTTAGGCCCAGCGTTGTGCTGTACAATGAGATGCACAAGGACGGCGAGGGCGTGGGTGATATTGTGCAGAAGGACCTCATGGGCGCGAGTAAAGGTAAAGGACGGAGCGGCGCGGACCTGCTGCTTGTCGTCGGCACGTCCTTGCGGGTTCCCGGGACGAAGCGCATGGTGAGAGAGTTTGCAAAGGCTGTTCGGTCCCGCGGTGCGGGGAGCTCTTCGACTACGACGAAAGacgagcagcagcagcacgtACCAACGACGCCTGCGCATGGGGGCCGGACGACGGTGAATAGCAATAGGACGAGCTCCGGGTTGGCTACGCCTGCACCTTCTCCGCGGCGCTCGCCTACGGCGGACGACGAGTCCGCTTCTgggagcagcagcagcaacgccGCGCCTATGAAGGCGATCTATTTGAATCTAGACTTTCCTGTGCCGACGCGTGAATGGGAGGGCGTATTTGATGCGTGGATACAGGGTGACGCGCAGGATTTTGCGGAGATGCTAAAGGTGGAAATTGAGAAGGAGGCAAAGGCGAAGGAGGTGTTGgttgagaagaagatgaagaagaagagggaggaagaaattGAGGTGCAGGcggaggaaaaggagaaggagaaagggGAAGTTGCAGAGGCGATGTTGGATTTGGCAAGTAAGGGCAAAGATAATTATGCCTTgcgagaggaggaagaagaagaagaggaggaggaggaagaggatggacCCGCGGAAGATGAATTACCGGACTATGGCAGGATGATGTTgcagagggagaaggagaagaaagccAAGGCAAAGGTGAAGGAGATTCTGAAaaagcaacagcaacagccatATGGGAGTACATCGGTGAAGCGCAAGTTGGGGCAAGTATCGAAGAatccttcgtcttcgtcttcatcatctctgTCATCCTTGTCGTCACTGTCGTCGTCCGCTGAATCTTTGCCTTCTctatcttcgtcatcgaTTACTCCACCTACACCGACTTCTTTGGGTAAGAGAAGAAAGGCGTCGTTGCCACTATCGCCACCATCTACTCCAGTTGTAAGAAGAAAGGTCAGAGGCGAGCCACCGTTATCGACGAGAACGAgcaaggggaaggggaaagagAGATCACGAAACGAAGATGGTAACAGCGACGAGGATATCAAAATGGATGATAGAACAACTCAGCAGACGACGCATACGCACTCAAATTCAAAGCTTTTCGTGCGCATTCCTCCGCGCGTCCCAACCGCCAATGTGCAGTCAGAGAATATGAATATGCATGTCAAGACGAATCTGACGAATTCTGTTCCTCAGCCGCGGTATGTGTATACGCCACCGCAGCCACCGTTACAGCCGTATTATAGGGCGTCGTATGTCCCGCCGTTGTATGTGAGGCCATATGAGTTTTTGAGAGGAGATCGGATGCATGTAGGTGCGGAGGAGGAtatggatgttgatgttgacgtcGTCGGGGACGAGCGAACACAATACGATTACGAACAACCACACACTCCAGCGCGTTTCTCCCCTCTGTCAAGGTACGCTGGCGGCATGTCTTCTCATCCTCATATGCCCGTTCAGTCACACTCGCACCCGCcctcgcgttcgcgttctgGCTCGATGCGTGACTATGACCATGCCCGTGATAAGGATATTCTGAACATGTCGCCGCCAACCAGTCCGTCGAGGTATCGCCATTCCatttcatcgtcgtcgtacTCGCGCTCTCCATCCCTTTCGTCGATGCCGTCGTCTCCTACCTCTATTCGTGTGCCTCCACGCCCTCGGGCTGTTccgccttctcctccttcgaTTCATCATAGCTATGATCAGTACcattcttctccttctcattATGCTTCGCAGACTTCAGGCGCTGGGATGGAGACTGCGGTATCGCTCCCGACGCCGCCGCGCTTGAACGACCACCATCGACTTGGGGGCAGGATTGACCATAGTCATACCTTGCTCAGTTTGCGCATGGCGCGGACGCAGCTCGCAGCTCAGGATGCTGCGTGA